A section of the Leptotrichia buccalis C-1013-b genome encodes:
- a CDS encoding NAD-binding protein — protein MFTNREYPAAFMLKHMTKDLKLSNEEIENRKLSLPLIQNTTKNYSEALEQGYGEQDMAAIFEILSKKNN, from the coding sequence ATGTTTACAAACAGAGAATATCCTGCAGCATTTATGCTTAAACATATGACAAAAGACTTGAAATTATCAAATGAAGAAATCGAAAATAGAAAATTATCATTGCCATTAATTCAAAATACAACTAAAAATTATTCAGAAGCATTAGAACAAGGGTATGGAGAACAAGATATGGCAGCTATTTTTGAAATTTTAAGTAAGAAAAATAATTAA
- a CDS encoding DUF488 domain-containing protein, with translation MNRLNWKRIYEEPEKNDGFRVFVDRLWARGIKKEDAKIDYWAKEITPTKELREDYHKGRINFETFSAGYLNELEKNPDFDKFLQKIKTELISKNVTMVFASKIPEISHIPILKKYLENKL, from the coding sequence ATGAATAGATTAAATTGGAAAAGAATTTATGAAGAACCTGAAAAAAATGATGGTTTTAGAGTGTTCGTAGATAGACTGTGGGCAAGGGGAATAAAAAAAGAAGATGCCAAAATTGATTACTGGGCAAAAGAAATTACACCTACAAAGGAGCTTAGGGAAGATTATCACAAAGGAAGAATTAATTTTGAAACGTTTTCAGCAGGATATTTGAATGAATTGGAAAAAAATCCTGATTTTGATAAGTTTTTACAAAAAATAAAAACTGAACTAATTTCAAAAAATGTTACAATGGTTTTTGCAAGCAAGATTCCTGAAATTAGTCATATTCCGATTTTAAAAAAGTATTTGGAAAATAAATTATAA
- a CDS encoding NUDIX hydrolase: MIATLCYLEKDNKYLMLYRNKKEIDINKGKWIGVGGKLENGETPEQCLVREVWEETGYKLNTYKYRGIVIFNYNEDEPLFIYVYTSSDFSGVEKECDEGDLKWIPKDEVLNLELWEGDKIFLKLLFENSPFFYLTLDYENDNVINSKLEFKQKYSCFEVFVPENYVEKIVENLQRYSLLTEGFYADVYSTTDTVGHWKTLEGGNPFDGEVGKASIANEKIMRFRVKTDFEELAYHLVKEAHPYETPVINVFRMEV; encoded by the coding sequence ATGATTGCAACATTATGCTATCTTGAAAAGGATAATAAATATTTGATGTTATACAGAAATAAAAAAGAAATTGATATAAATAAGGGAAAATGGATTGGTGTTGGCGGAAAGCTGGAAAATGGAGAAACTCCTGAACAGTGTTTGGTGCGGGAAGTTTGGGAAGAAACAGGATATAAATTGAATACTTATAAATATAGAGGAATTGTGATTTTTAACTATAATGAAGATGAGCCTTTATTTATATATGTTTACACAAGTTCAGATTTTTCTGGAGTGGAAAAGGAATGTGATGAAGGAGACTTGAAATGGATTCCAAAAGATGAAGTTTTAAACTTAGAATTATGGGAAGGTGATAAAATATTTTTAAAATTATTATTTGAAAATTCTCCATTTTTCTACTTAACTTTAGATTATGAAAATGACAACGTAATTAACTCAAAGCTAGAGTTTAAGCAAAAATATAGCTGTTTTGAAGTTTTTGTACCAGAAAATTATGTGGAAAAAATTGTGGAAAACTTGCAAAGATATTCGCTTTTAACAGAAGGGTTTTATGCAGATGTTTATTCTACGACTGATACAGTTGGGCATTGGAAAACGTTGGAAGGCGGGAATCCTTTTGATGGGGAAGTTGGAAAAGCGAGTATAGCCAATGAGAAAATAATGCGATTTCGGGTAAAAACAGATTTTGAAGAACTGGCGTATCATTTGGTAAAAGAAGCTCATCCCTACGAAACGCCTGTAATTAATGTGTTTAGGATGGAAGTTTAA
- the cbiG gene encoding cobalt-precorrin 5A hydrolase → MRTAIYCVSKNGYKTCLKVKENVYNNLHIYVSGRVANLLNLENENNENLIVINERVPILLEKTFNKYDLHIFVAATGAVVRIIEGKFKSKDTDPAVITIDDHANFVISLLSGHLGGANEECKKIANGIGAIPVITTASDVGGKIAVDTLSQKIKAKLNDLDGAKRVTSLIVNGENVSLHLPKNIVNHDENSAGAIIVSNRKNIEISKIIPQNIFIGIGCKRGVSKEHIIEKLKYAMDKQNLELSAIKMAGSAWVKSDEIGLLEAMEELDIPIKFFKKEEILKLEDLIEEKSEYVKKTIGVYGVSEPCAFLASSGKGAFLAKKIKLDGMTLSIFEEDSRSV, encoded by the coding sequence ATGAGAACAGCAATTTATTGCGTAAGTAAAAACGGATATAAAACTTGTTTAAAAGTAAAAGAAAATGTGTACAATAATTTGCATATTTACGTATCAGGAAGAGTAGCTAACTTGCTAAATCTTGAAAATGAAAATAACGAAAATTTAATTGTAATAAATGAAAGAGTGCCAATTTTGCTGGAAAAGACATTTAATAAATATGATTTACACATATTTGTCGCAGCGACTGGAGCAGTTGTGAGAATTATTGAAGGAAAATTTAAAAGCAAGGATACTGACCCAGCAGTTATAACGATTGATGATCACGCTAATTTTGTGATTTCATTGCTTTCGGGACATCTTGGAGGGGCAAATGAAGAATGTAAAAAAATTGCGAATGGAATTGGAGCGATTCCAGTAATTACAACAGCATCTGATGTTGGTGGAAAAATAGCGGTTGATACACTATCACAAAAAATCAAAGCCAAATTAAATGATTTGGATGGAGCAAAGAGAGTAACTTCGTTAATTGTAAATGGAGAAAATGTAAGCCTTCATTTACCAAAAAATATTGTAAATCACGATGAAAATAGTGCTGGAGCAATAATTGTGTCAAATAGAAAAAATATTGAAATCTCAAAAATTATTCCACAGAATATTTTTATTGGTATTGGATGCAAAAGAGGAGTTAGCAAGGAACACATTATCGAAAAACTAAAATATGCAATGGATAAACAGAATTTGGAGCTTTCAGCTATAAAAATGGCAGGATCTGCATGGGTAAAATCTGATGAAATAGGACTTCTTGAAGCAATGGAAGAGCTTGATATTCCAATAAAATTTTTTAAAAAGGAAGAAATTTTGAAACTGGAAGATTTGATTGAAGAAAAATCGGAATACGTAAAAAAAACTATTGGAGTTTATGGAGTTTCTGAGCCTTGTGCATTTCTTGCTTCCAGCGGGAAAGGAGCATTTTTAGCAAAAAAAATAAAACTGGATGGTATGACATTGTCGATTTTTGAAGAGGATTCGAGAAGTGTATAA
- the cobJ gene encoding precorrin-3B C(17)-methyltransferase: MNKNGKIYVVGIGPGKKADMTFKAYEAMEKSDIIVGYKTYTDLIKEYFPNTEIKSSSMMKEVDRCIEVLELAKSGKNVALISSGDAGVYGMAGIMYEVVDEKDDVEIEVIPGITAANAAAAIVGAPIMHDYVTISLSNLLTDWELIKKRIELAAQGDFIISLYNPKSKGRTTQIVEAQEIMLKYKSKDTPVAIVRNAGRETEEHEITTLEKMLDSEINMLTIVLIGNSNTFVKKGKIVTPRGYEKKYEY, from the coding sequence ATGAACAAAAATGGAAAAATTTATGTAGTAGGAATTGGGCCTGGAAAAAAGGCAGATATGACTTTTAAGGCTTATGAAGCAATGGAAAAAAGTGATATAATCGTTGGGTACAAAACTTATACTGACTTGATTAAAGAATATTTTCCAAATACGGAAATAAAAAGTTCAAGTATGATGAAGGAAGTTGACAGATGTATCGAAGTTCTAGAGCTTGCAAAATCTGGGAAAAATGTAGCTTTGATTAGTAGCGGAGATGCTGGAGTATACGGTATGGCTGGAATTATGTATGAAGTTGTTGATGAAAAGGACGATGTAGAAATTGAAGTAATCCCAGGAATTACTGCGGCAAATGCTGCAGCTGCAATCGTTGGAGCACCAATTATGCACGATTATGTAACAATTAGCTTAAGTAATCTTTTAACAGACTGGGAATTAATAAAAAAACGTATTGAACTCGCAGCACAAGGTGATTTTATCATAAGTTTATACAATCCAAAAAGCAAAGGCAGAACAACACAAATTGTTGAAGCACAAGAAATTATGTTAAAATACAAATCAAAAGATACTCCAGTTGCAATTGTAAGAAATGCTGGACGTGAAACTGAAGAGCATGAAATTACAACACTTGAGAAAATGCTTGACTCTGAAATAAATATGCTTACAATTGTATTAATTGGAAATTCAAATACTTTTGTGAAAAAAGGGAAAATAGTTACACCTAGAGGGTATGAGAAGAAATATGAATACTAG